In the Drosophila takahashii strain IR98-3 E-12201 chromosome 3R, DtakHiC1v2, whole genome shotgun sequence genome, one interval contains:
- the LOC108063603 gene encoding uncharacterized protein, whose protein sequence is MNCKLRRLDLLRNGQKSDCELHVWSVDKVKGKHCQRIFKCHQVMLVSASEEFERLIKDPEFQKQKGVISVEDASPTAYEALLLYIYTYEVCNAVTIDMCGDLMLLAERYKMLDFIDCYIDKLALQDWPMEVVLQVFHLASEHNHPALMDLVAKKILPLATQITQDKSFLKLSVAELKALIIILKKEAILPDPELLEALKNYQEVNNLRYDNMEQFQLFVEVTQMFDNVLFEVDGTIVLPEAEEVVTREIGSDTSVYNRDNS, encoded by the exons ATGAACTGCAAACTACGTCGCTTGGATCTCCTCCGCAATGGCCAAAAATCGGATTGCGAGCTGCATGTTTGGTCGGTGGATAAGGTGAAGGGTAAGCACTGCCAGCGGATCTTCAAGTGCCACCAGGTGATGCTGGTCTCCGCCTCCGAGGAGTTCGAAAGGTTGATCAAGGACCCGGAGTTTCAGAAGCAAAAGGGAGTAATATCCGTGGAGGACGCCTCGCCCACCGCCTACGAAGCTTTGCTCCTCTATATCTACACCTATGAGGTGTGCAACGCGGTCACCATCGACATGTGTGGTGACCTCATGCTTCTGGCCGAGCGTTACAAGATGCTGGACTTTATCGACTGCTATATAGACAAGCTGGCTCTGCAGGATTGGCCCATGGAGGTGGTGCTGCAGGTCTTCCATCTGGCCAGCGAGCACAACCATCCAGCGCTAATGGATCTGGTAGCGAAG AAAATCCTGCCCTTGGCCACCCAAATCACCCAGGACAAGTCCTTCCTGAAGCTAAGCGTCGCAGAGCTCAAGGCTTTGATCATAATCCTCAAGAAAGAGGCAATCCTCCCAGATCCTGAACTACTGGAGGCCCTGAAGAACTACCAGGAGGTGAACAACCTACGCTACGACAACATGGAGCAGTTCCAGCTGTTCGTGGAGGTTACCCAAATGTTCGACAACGTTCTCTTCGAAGTGGATGGCACCATAGTCCTGCCCGAGGCAGAAGAGGTGGTCACCCGGGAGATAGGCTCTGATACATCGGTTTACAATAGGGATAATTCATAG